The Haloplanus sp. GDY1 genomic sequence CGGAGTCGGGGGCCGTGCCCACGGGCACCCCCGCCTCGGTGACGGGGTAGACCGACCGCCGGATCCGGTCGGCGGTCACCCGGAGCGTCCGGTCGTCGAGGCGGGCGGTGAGGCCGAAGCCCGGCCCGTCGCTCTCGACGGTGACCGCGTCGGCGCGGGTGAGCCACGCCACCGGCTGGTAGCCGTCGGCGTCGTGGACGAGGACGGTGCGGTCGGGCTTGACGAGGACGAGCACGCGGCCCCGGTGGGTCCGGTCGTCCGTCTCGACGGTGCAGTCGCCGGCGAAGGCGCGGATGGCGTCTGCCATGACACGGGGTGGGCGCGTCACCCGGTGAAAACGCCCGGACGAAGGTCTTTGGGCGATGGCTCACGGCGGGGACGGACGGGGAGAACTCGACCCCTACTCCACGCCCACCGTCCGCTCGGCCACGAACGGCCGAACCGGCAACTCCGGGAACGACACCTCCACCCGAAAGTCGAGCGTGTCCGCATCGGCACCGAACACGCCCACCGGCACCGTCGTCACGTCGGAGAGGTAGGTCGTCTTCTCGTGCATCTCGACGCCGTTGACGGTGACGCGAACGCCGACGCGGGCGCCGCCGCCGGCGTTGCGCACCCGCACCTCGCACAGCTCGCTCTCGCCGGCGGCGACGCTCCCGGGGACGTCGTCCCAGGCCACCGAGACGTCGGGGAGGTCGGCGGCCGACTCGACGAGTCGCTCGGCGACGCCGGCCGAGATCCCGGCCCGTTCGAGTTCGTCGGCGCCCGCGGCGACCACGTCGGCGGGGCGGGAGAGGCCGCCGGTCGCGAGGGTGCTGGCGCGGCCGGCGCCGACGCCGTCGACGGCGGTGAGCGAGACGGCGTCGCGGCTGACGCCGTGTTCGATCCGGGCCTCCAGGCGGCGGGCGAGGTTGGCGGCCCGCGGGCCGGAAAAGCGGTCGAGGAACTCCCGGAGCGCCGCCAGCAGTCGCAGGGCGTTCCGGCGGATGATCCACGCGTCGCTGCGCAGGTCGGCGGGGACGGAGTCGCTCCGGCTGGCCTTGAGGATGGCGAGGACCTTCCGACCGCCGTCGTCGAGGTCGGGGACGTCGTCGCCCAGGACCGCGTCGACGGCGTCCGCTTCGGACTGCCGGGCGGAGACGGAGTCGAACTCGGCGGCCGCGGCGACGGTTTCGAGGACGGCGTCGGCGTCGATCCGGTCGCGGTCGGCCAGGTCGCGGAAGGCCCGCGCGGTCGAGAGCCGGAGGTAGTACTTCGAGGCGAGGCGCCCGAGGGGCGTGGAGTCGAGGGCGAGGTCCGATCCCATCTCGACGAACCCGCGGTCGACGAGCGATTCGAGCGTCTCGCGCACCCGGTCGCGGAGCCCCTCGAAGTCGTAGGCGGCGGGCTCCGACGCCGCGCGGACGTAGTAGTAGGTCGTCTCCAGCCACGAGAGGACGTCGTCGAGGTCGGAGAGGGTGCCCATCGCGATCTCGGCGTTGAGGTGGGCGTCGAGGTCCGCCGCGAGGTGGGACTCGATCTCCGTGCCCTCCCGCAGGAGGCGACGGTAGCGATCCGCGTCCGAGCGGTCACAGATCACCCAGCCGTAGCCAACGTCGTCGTAGCCGGGGCGACCGGCGCGGCCGAGCATCTGGAGCAGATCGAGCGGGCTGATGTCCACCTCGCCCTCCAGCGGGTCGTGGTACTTGGTGTCGCGGACGATCACGCAGCGCGCGGGGAGGTTGACCCCCCACGCGAGGGTGGAGGTCGAAAAGAGGACGGCGATCTTCCCCTCGCGGAACCACGTCTCGATCCGGTCGCGGTCGGCCTTCGAGAGGCCGGCGTGGTGGAAGGCCACGCCGTCGAGGACGGCCTTCCGGAGACGGTCGTCCTCCAGCGTCTTCGTCTCGTTGTGGAAGTCGTAGTCGCCGCGGGACCCGACGGGCACGTCGCGTTCGGCGAGTTCGTCGCGCGTCTTGGCGGCGGCGCTGACGGCGTCCTGTCGGGAGGCGACGAAGACGAGCGCCTGGCCGTCCTCGCGGACGTGCGGTTCGGCCAGATCGAGCGCGCGGTAGAGCCGGCGGTACTTGTCGGCAAACGAGTTCTCGCCGTGGGTGTAGGTCTTCACGCCGGTCTGCAGGTCGACGGGGCGGTAGTCGTCGCCGAAGGCGAAGGTGGCCTCGGGCGGGGCGTCGAGCCAGTCGGCCACGTCGCCGACGTTCGGCATCGTCGCCGAGAGCGCGACGAACCGTGGATCACACAGGCGGCGCAGGCGGGAGACGGTGACTTCGAGGACGCCCCCGCGGCCCTCGGAGTCGAGTAGGTGGACCTCGTCGATGACGACGCAGTCGACGTCGGTCACGAAGTCGTAGCGCCGGGAGTCGTGTTTGCGGGTGGCCGAGTCCACCTTCTCGGGGGTCATCACGAGCACGTCGGCGTGGCGGGCCCGCCGCGGGTGCAGGTCGCGCTCCCCCGTGACGACGTACACGGAGTAGCCGAGGTCCTCGAAGCGCTCCCACTCGCTTTCCTTCTCGTTCGTCAGGGCGCGCATCGGGGCGACGAAGAGGGCGGTCCCCCCCTCGCTCAGCGTCTTGCAGATGGCGAGTTCCGCCAGCGCGGTCTTGCCGCTCGCCGTCGGCGCCGACGCGACGACGTTGTGGTCGGTGTCGACGAGGACGGGCAGCGCCTCCCGCTGCATCCGGTTGAACTCCTCGAAGTCGAAGGCGTCGGCGAACTCCGGGACGGCGTCGGCGACCTTCACGCGATCGGCACCCCCCGTCGGGCGCGGGGCGGACGGCGGCCGTGGCGGGTCATGTGCGAGTCCGGGGGCCGTGTGGGCAAAGGCGTTTCCGTCGCGGGCGCCGTCAGTCCGTGGTCGCGGCGCCCTCGTCCTCGGCGCCTCCCTCGTCGACTGCGCCGGCGAACAGGCCCCGGTGGCGCGCGCGGAGGTAGTAGGCACCGACGCCGACGGCCGCGGCGACGTTCGACCCCGTGACCGCCCAGAAGACGGCGGGCATCCCCAGGTCGAACCCGGGGACGACGGCGACGCCGAGGACCGACGCCGACGCGGTGGCGGGCAGGGCCAGCGCCGCGACGGGCAGGCGCACCGCCCAGTATTTCAACAGGTCGGCGACGAAACTCGTCCGGGTGCGCCCCGTGCCGTTGAACGCCGCGAGCAGGAGGTCGACGGCGCCGATGGCGGGGTAGCCGTACGCGAGGATCGTGAGGTACTGGACCGTGAGGGCGAGGCCGTCGCCGGAGAGGTCGGGGACGAACAGGCGCGCGACGGGGCCGGGGACGAGCCACTGGATCGCACCGAGGGCGGCGAGGGCGACGACGGCGACGCCGACGCCGACGCGCGCCGTCCGCCCCGCCCGGTCCGGGCGCCCGGCGCCGACGTTCTGGCCGACCATGCTCTGGGCGGCCTGCGCGAGGCCGCGGGAGGGGAGGACGGCGACGCTGGCGACCCGGGCGCCGACGGTGTAGGCGGCGAGGCCGGCGGCGCCGCCGGCGAGGGCGACGACGCCGACCAACAGGACGCGGACGCTCTGGCTGACCACCTGCCGGCCGGTGATGGGTGCGCCGACCGAGAGGAGGGCACGGAAGTCGGCGACGGTGAGGGTGAGGTGGCGACGCGAGAGGCGCATTCGGGGGCCGAGCGCGAGCGCGAGCGCGAGACAGAGGCCGGCGGCGTAGCCGGCGACCGTCGCCAGCGCCGCGCCGCGGATCCCCATGGCCGGGAACGGCCCCCACCCGAAGATCAGGAACGGGTCGAGGACGACGTTGACGGCGACGGTGGCGACGTTGATCGCGAGGGAGGCACGGGAGTCGCCGCGGCCGACGAAGCCGGCTTCGAGCGCGTCGCTCGCGCCCGCCATCGGGAGGCCGAGGGCGACGACCCCGAGGTAGATGGCGGCGGCGGGCGCCACGTCGGGACCGGCGCCGACCAGGCGGACGATGGGCGCGGCGCCGAGGTAGACGGCGCCGCCGACGGCGCCGCCGACGACGAGCGCGAGGACGAGGCCGTGGACGACGGTCCGGAGCGCGCCGGCGTCGTCCTCGGCGCCGACCCGCTGGGAGACGAGGATCTGCGTGCCGACGAAGGGGGTGACCAGCAGGGCGAAGAGCAGCCCCATGACGGGGATGGTGAGGCCGACGGCGGCGACGGCCGTCTCGCCGAGGCGGCCCAGCCAGAACGTGTCGATCACCTGCTGGGCGACGCGAACGACGTTCTGGGCGACGAGCGGGACCGCGAGGGCGAGGAGCGTGCGGGGGATCGACCCCTCGACGATGGCCGCCCGCCGGTCACTCATGCCGGCGTGGGTTGACGAACCACCGACAAAGACGTGTCGGTCGGGGGGACTGTTCGCCTGCGGAACGGGGAAGCCCACACGTTTTTGCCCGGCGGGCCGAAGGGGCGGGCATGGCACGCAGGCGCAAGCCCGACTGGCTGAAACAGCGGCCACCCTCGGGGCAGCGGTTCACGGAGATCAAGGAGACGCTCCGGGACCGGAACCTCCACACCGTGTGCGAGGAGGCGAACTGCCCGAACCTGGGCGAGTGCTGGAGCGGTCGCAACGGCCCCGGCACGGCCACGTTCATGCTCATGGGCGACCGGTGTTCGCGGGGCTGTAACTTCTGTGACGTGGCGACGGGGGGGATGGAGCCACTGGACCCGGAGGAGCCCGCGAACGTCGCCGACGCCGTCTGCGAGATCGGCCTCGACTACGTCGTGTTGACGAGCGTGGACCGCGACGACCTGCCGGACCAGGGCGCCGGCCACTTCGCGCGGACGGTCGAGGCGATCAAGGAACGCGACCCCGGCATCCTGGTCGAGGTGCTCATCCCGGATTTCCGGGGCGAACCGGAACTGATCGACCGGATCGTCGACGCAGGGCCGGACGTGATCGCCCACAACGTCGAGACCGTCGAGCGGCTCCAGTGGCCGGTGCGGGACCGGCGGGCGGGCTACGAGCAGTCCCTCTCGGTGCTCGAACGCGCCGGCGACACCGCCGACGTCTACACGAAGACGAGCCTGATGCTCGGCCTGGGGGAGTACGACCACGAGGTCTATCGCGCGCTCTCGGACTGTCGCGAGGCGGGCGTCGACGTGGTGACGCTGGGCCAGTACCTCCAGCCCTCCCGCTCCCACCTGGACGTCTACGAGTACGTCCACCCCGACGCCTTCGAGACGTGGCGCCGGGTCGCGGAGGAGGAACTCGGCTTCCTCTACTGTGCCAGCGGGCCGATGGTCCGGTCGTCGTACCGGGCGGGCGAACTGTTCGTCGACGCGGTGCTCCGCGACGGCCGGAGCGTCGACGAGGCGCGCCGCGAGGCACACGCCGCCACGTGATCGGCCGTGCCCCGAACGCATAAGACGCGGGGCGGCGAGGGGGCGTCCATGGAGGGGTGTCGGCCGTGAGTGGTCGCGGCGGCGACGCGGACGGACTGTTCGACCGCGCTCCCGACGACCGCGTGCAGGTGTTGAACGAGGCGGGCGAACTCGTCGGCGACGTCCCCGACCTCACCGACGCCGAACTGGTCGACTGCTACCGGTGGATGCGGCTGGCGCGGCACTTCGACGAGCGAGCCGTCAACCTGCAGCGACAGGGGCGGATGGGCACCTACCCGCCGCTCGCGGGGCAGGAGGCGTCCCAGGTCGGCAGCGCGGCCGCCCTCGACGACGACGACTGGGTCCTGCCGAGCTACCGGGAACACGCCGCCGTCCACGTCCACGGCCTCGACCTCGCCGACATCCTGCTGTACTGGATGGGTCACGGCGCGGGCGGGTGGGGTGCGGAGGCGAACGTCTTCCCGGCGGCGGTGCCCATCGCGACCCAGATTCCCCACGCGACGGGGATGGCGCTGGCGTCGAAGCTCCGGGGCGACGACGCGGTCGCCGTCGCGTACTTCGGCGACGGCGCGACGAGCGAGGGCGACTTCCACGAGGGGCTGAACGTGGCGGGCGTCTTCGACGTGCCCGCGGTGTTCGTCTGCAACAACAACGGCTGGGCCATCTCGGTGCCGCGGGAGCGCCAGACCGCGAGTCCGACCCTCGCGGGCAAGGCCGCCGCGTACGGCATCGACGGCGTGCAGGTCGACGGGATGGATCCGCTGGCGACGTACGCGGTCACCCGGGCGGCGGTGGAGAAGGCCCGCGACCCGGACGGGCGCCCGCGGCCGACGCTGATCGAGGCGGTGCAGTACCGCTTCGGCGCCCACACCACCGCCGACGACCCGTCCGTCTAC encodes the following:
- the lipA gene encoding lipoyl synthase codes for the protein MARRRKPDWLKQRPPSGQRFTEIKETLRDRNLHTVCEEANCPNLGECWSGRNGPGTATFMLMGDRCSRGCNFCDVATGGMEPLDPEEPANVADAVCEIGLDYVVLTSVDRDDLPDQGAGHFARTVEAIKERDPGILVEVLIPDFRGEPELIDRIVDAGPDVIAHNVETVERLQWPVRDRRAGYEQSLSVLERAGDTADVYTKTSLMLGLGEYDHEVYRALSDCREAGVDVVTLGQYLQPSRSHLDVYEYVHPDAFETWRRVAEEELGFLYCASGPMVRSSYRAGELFVDAVLRDGRSVDEARREAHAAT
- a CDS encoding DEAD/DEAH box helicase, giving the protein MKVADAVPEFADAFDFEEFNRMQREALPVLVDTDHNVVASAPTASGKTALAELAICKTLSEGGTALFVAPMRALTNEKESEWERFEDLGYSVYVVTGERDLHPRRARHADVLVMTPEKVDSATRKHDSRRYDFVTDVDCVVIDEVHLLDSEGRGGVLEVTVSRLRRLCDPRFVALSATMPNVGDVADWLDAPPEATFAFGDDYRPVDLQTGVKTYTHGENSFADKYRRLYRALDLAEPHVREDGQALVFVASRQDAVSAAAKTRDELAERDVPVGSRGDYDFHNETKTLEDDRLRKAVLDGVAFHHAGLSKADRDRIETWFREGKIAVLFSTSTLAWGVNLPARCVIVRDTKYHDPLEGEVDISPLDLLQMLGRAGRPGYDDVGYGWVICDRSDADRYRRLLREGTEIESHLAADLDAHLNAEIAMGTLSDLDDVLSWLETTYYYVRAASEPAAYDFEGLRDRVRETLESLVDRGFVEMGSDLALDSTPLGRLASKYYLRLSTARAFRDLADRDRIDADAVLETVAAAAEFDSVSARQSEADAVDAVLGDDVPDLDDGGRKVLAILKASRSDSVPADLRSDAWIIRRNALRLLAALREFLDRFSGPRAANLARRLEARIEHGVSRDAVSLTAVDGVGAGRASTLATGGLSRPADVVAAGADELERAGISAGVAERLVESAADLPDVSVAWDDVPGSVAAGESELCEVRVRNAGGGARVGVRVTVNGVEMHEKTTYLSDVTTVPVGVFGADADTLDFRVEVSFPELPVRPFVAERTVGVE
- the pdhA gene encoding pyruvate dehydrogenase (acetyl-transferring) E1 component subunit alpha is translated as MSGRGGDADGLFDRAPDDRVQVLNEAGELVGDVPDLTDAELVDCYRWMRLARHFDERAVNLQRQGRMGTYPPLAGQEASQVGSAAALDDDDWVLPSYREHAAVHVHGLDLADILLYWMGHGAGGWGAEANVFPAAVPIATQIPHATGMALASKLRGDDAVAVAYFGDGATSEGDFHEGLNVAGVFDVPAVFVCNNNGWAISVPRERQTASPTLAGKAAAYGIDGVQVDGMDPLATYAVTRAAVEKARDPDGRPRPTLIEAVQYRFGAHTTADDPSVYRDEAEVEAWRKRDPIPRLERFLRETGRLDDGRIADIEDEVRATVTAAIERAETTARPDPASIFDDVYAERRGELDRQRAALNRLRERHGEDGFLRD
- a CDS encoding MATE family efflux transporter, encoding MSDRRAAIVEGSIPRTLLALAVPLVAQNVVRVAQQVIDTFWLGRLGETAVAAVGLTIPVMGLLFALLVTPFVGTQILVSQRVGAEDDAGALRTVVHGLVLALVVGGAVGGAVYLGAAPIVRLVGAGPDVAPAAAIYLGVVALGLPMAGASDALEAGFVGRGDSRASLAINVATVAVNVVLDPFLIFGWGPFPAMGIRGAALATVAGYAAGLCLALALALGPRMRLSRRHLTLTVADFRALLSVGAPITGRQVVSQSVRVLLVGVVALAGGAAGLAAYTVGARVASVAVLPSRGLAQAAQSMVGQNVGAGRPDRAGRTARVGVGVAVVALAALGAIQWLVPGPVARLFVPDLSGDGLALTVQYLTILAYGYPAIGAVDLLLAAFNGTGRTRTSFVADLLKYWAVRLPVAALALPATASASVLGVAVVPGFDLGMPAVFWAVTGSNVAAAVGVGAYYLRARHRGLFAGAVDEGGAEDEGAATTD